Part of the Streptomyces sp. NBC_01460 genome, CCCTGAGGGGTCATGCTATGGATCTCAACGGGTGGCTGACAGCCCTCGGGGGAGTGAGGCCGGATCGCGGGCGCGACATTCGGCCACAGGGGGCGACGGCAGGATGTGGCGGCGCGCGGCCGGAGCGCACCGGCGTGCCGGAATGCGAGTGCCTGTACGTCAACTCACGCTGGTAGAGGAGTGATTGTCATGTCAGGAGAAGAGCGTGAAACCTGCGGATGAGAGCCCCCGAGCGAGAGTCCAACGCGGCTGGATATCGCGGGTGTCCGCCCTCGGGACCCTGAGCCGCGATGTCGGTAGCGTGCGGCCGGAACCGCGTCGGACGTCCGCCGCCCGAGTGCGGCGGTCTATCGTGGGTGCCATGTCCGCCCCTGAGCTGATCCGTATCGTCTCGCGCGACTCACCCATGGCCCTCGCCCAGGTCGCGCGTGTCAGGGCCCAACTGGCGGCCCACCACCCCGCCACCGTCACCGAGGTCGTCCCCGTCCGGACCACGGGCGACAAGTGGATGGGAGACCTCTCGCAGGTCGAAGGCAAGGGAGCCTTCACGAAGGAGGTCGACGCCGCCCTGCTCGCCGGGGAGGCGGACCTGGCCGTCCACTGCGTCAAGGACATCCCCGCCGACCGGCCGCTGCCCGCCGGCACGACGTTCGCCGCGTTCCTCGAGCGCGACGACATCCGCGACGCCCTGGTCCACCCGGACGGGCTCACGCTCGACCAGCTGCCCGACGGAGCGCGCGTCGGCACGTCGTCGGTCCGCAGGGTCGCGCAACTCGCCGCCTCGCACCCCCATCTGAACTGCGTCCCGTTCCGCGGGAACGCCAACCGACGGCTCGCGAAGCTCGCCGCCGGGGAGGCGGACGCGCTCCTCCTGGCCGTCGCGGGCCTCCACCGCATCGGCCGCCCCGACGTGATCAGCGAGGTCCTCGCCCCGGAGACGATGTGCCCGCCGATCGGCGCGGGCGTCCTCGCCCTGCAGTGCCGTGAGGACGACACCGCGACCATCGACGCCGTGAGCGTGCTCAATCACCCGGGGACGTACCGGGAGACCACGGCCGAACGCATGTTCCTCCATGTGCTCCAGGGCCACTGCAACTCTCCGATCGCCGGCTACGCCACGGCCCACCGCAACGGAGACCTCTCCCTGCGCGCCTGCGTGTTCACCCCTGATGGCAAGACCGTGCTCAACGCGCACGAGTGGGCAGGTCCGCTCGACCCCGCCACGCTCGGAACCTCCGTGGCCGTCACCCTGCTGCGTCAGGGCGCTCGTGAGCTGATCGACTCCATCGCTCATTGACCCCCAGGCGCCGAAAAGGGCATCCGGAGCACGTCAGGAGCGCTGCTCCCGTCCGTGCCCAACCGCCCGTGGCCTCGCCGTACCTGCGGAAGGTCTGAAATCGGCTCTTCTGCACGCTACTTGCATGTCCTCTGCCCCAGGTCACCGTATTTCCGATCCGGTTCGGTGCAGGGTGGGTCGATGGAGGCGAGCGGAAGAGGAGCGCGCGGGGCTCTGTCGTCCGACTGCCGGCGTACGCGGACGCCTGGGTCCCGGGTGGACCGTCCCGATACGGAAGGCGGGCATCCGGCTTCGGCCGGGCAACGGTCGCAGGCACCCGATTGCCTCGCTGATGGGCCCGTCCGGCTGCCGACCGGGTGCGGAACACGGATCCTGAGAGGCAGTGTCACCACGGGTGCGCCGCGCCGTGCGCCGCGCCCGTCGTAGAAGAGGAGACCTCATGCCCCGGTTCGAGGCGACGGTCGACATCGATCGTCCTGTCGCAGAGGTGTTCGCTTTCCTGGCGGACGGTGAGAACGACAGGAAGTTCAGCCCGCGTGTCCAGGGCATCGCCAGGACGCCGGCCGGTCCGACCGTGGTGGGCACAGTGTTCCGAAGCACGGTGAAGGACGCCGGTATGACCACCCGGCGTGAATTCCGGATCAGCGAACTCGTCGCCCCGACGCGCATCCGCTGGAACGAGCTGTCCACCAACCTCGTCACGGCACGGGAAGGCGGCTACGACCTCGAGTCCCTGGCGGACGGCCGAACGCGTGTGCGGATCTTCAATGATCTGGAGGGTCACCGCGTGGGCAAGCTCCTGGTCGGGCTCGCCGTCGCCGCTGCACGGAAGGACGCCCCGGACTTCGGTCGACGGATCAAGGCCGCGGTGGAAGCGTCCTGAGCCGCACGGGCCCCGGACGGGCGAGGGGCCCCGTTCCGTCGTGCCGGTCCGCGTAGGGTCGGACCATGGTGCATGTACTGAGCAGCAGGGTATTGCTGAGGCCCGGTGACCCGGAGGCCTCAAGGGACTTCTACGGCCGGACGCTGGGACTGCCGATCTACCGGGAGTTCGGCACGGGACCGGAGCGGGGGACGGTGTACTTCCTCGGCGGCGGCTTCCTCGAGGTCTCGGGGCGTTCGGAGCTCCGGCCGACCGAGACGCTGCAGCTCTGGATGCAGGTGGACGACTGCGCGGCGGCGCACGAGGAGGTGGCAGGGCGAGGGGCGCGTGTCCTGCGCCCGCCCCTCCAGGAACCCTGGGGGCTGATCGAGATGTGGATCGCCGACCCCGACGGCCACCGCATCGTACTGACCGAGGTGCCCGCGGAGCATCCGCTGCGCTACCGTCCCTGACCGTCCCGGACGAGAGCGGCGAACGTGACGCGGGCCGCCTGTGCGACGAGAGCGTCCTGCGGCTTCGCTCCCTGGCTGTCGCGACGGGACAACACGGCGATGACGACGGGCGCGGAGCCCGGTGGCCTGACGACGGCGATGTCGTTGCGGGTGCCGTAGCCACCGGTGCCGGTCTTGTCGCCGACCGCCCATCCGGCCGGGGTGCCCGCGCGGATCAGAGCGTCGCCGGTGGTGTTCCGGTCGAGCCAGTCGGTCAGCAGGGACCGCTCTTCCCGGCCGAGGACGTCGCCGAGCGCGTAGGCGCGCAGACCGGTCGCCAGTGCGCGGGGCGTGCTGGTGTCGCGGAGGTCGCCGGGCGCGGCTTCGCTGAGATCGGGCTCGAAGCGGTCGCACCGGGTGGTGCGGTCGCCGAGGACGGCGAGCGCGTCCTGCAGCCCTCGGGGGCCACCGAGCTCGCGGAAGAGGAGATTGGCCGCGGTGTTGTCGCTGTGCCGGACGGCAGCGTCGCACAGTTCGCGCAGCGTGAGGCCGGCGTCCACGTGCTGTTCGGTGACCGGGGAGTTGGCGACGAGATCAACGGCGCCGTACCGGACGCGCCGGTCGAGCTGCCGGAGCGTGTATCCGTCGAGCATGGCGCCTGCCAGCAAAGCCTTGCAGGTCGAGGCGTAGGCGAACCGTTCGTCGGCGCGGTGGACGACGGACCCGCCGCTCCCGGTGTCCACCGCGTACACGCCGAGCCGCGCGTCGAACGTCCGCTCCAGGTCCGCGAACGCGCTCAGCGTACGCGGATCCGTCTCCTGAGGCCGGGCGGACGCTGCCCCGGAGGGGGCCGGAGCGGCGGCCGGTGCGGCCGTGCCGCACCCGGTAAGGGGAAGAGCTGCGAGACCGGCCAGCGTGGTGAACGCCGCGCGGCGCGGGAGGGGTGAGGGCACGAGGCGGCGACTTCCTGAGTCCGAAGGTGCCTGCCGCGCAGCCGCCCGCTGATCGCCCCGGACGGCGCGGGCGGTCGGGTGCGCGCGGCTGTCGGCGACCTGACCCCTCCAGGGTAGGGCGGGCGCCCCTCGACCGGCCGCCCTACCGGGCCGTGTCGCCGGGACGTACGGGCCCCCGGGTGCACTTGCGGCCGCCCCCTGCGCGCTTCTCCGCCTTCCTGCGGCGGCCCTGGTCGCCGTGCCGGTGGCGAACGGCTCGGATCAGCAGCCGGGACGCCGTCCGGCCGGTTCGTGACGGAGAGGAGCCTCAGGGCTCAGGCGTATCCGCGTCAGCCCGTCCTCTCCCGCAGGACCGGAGCCGGACTTGTCGAGGACGAAGGCGGTGCCGTCACCGGTCGCCTTGACGTGGTTGGGCAGTGCTCCGGTGGCCACGGTCTCCACGACCCTTCCCGCACGGGGATCGACCACCGACACGCTGCCGGCCAGCCGGTTGACGACCAGCACCCGGCCCGAACACGGCTCTACAGCAACGGACTTCGCGCCCTCACCCGTCGCCACGGACCGAGCGACGCTGCCCTTCCGCAGATCGACGACCGAGAGGGTTCCCGAGGTCTGGTCGGCGGTGTAGGCGGTGCGCCCGTCGGCGGAGAGCGCGAGCGAGAGCGGTCCGCCGCCCGTGGGGACGAGGCGCGGCGTCCTGGAACCAGGAGCGACCTCGATGATCCGGCTGTTGGTGTGGTCGGCGGCGTAGACCGTCCCGGTCCGTTCGTTCACCGCAAGTCCCGTCGGCCCGCTCCCCTCGACGGTGACACGCCTGATCTCCTTGAAGGTACGGCTGTCGAAGGCCACGAGGGCGCCGTCACCGAACGAACTGGCCCACACGATGTCGCGCTTCTCGTCCACCACGACCTCGCGGGAGTGGTTCACGTCCGGGCGGGTGGCGATGTGTCTGCCGGTCCTCTGGCTGTAGACGGCGACCGAGTTGCTCCGGGTGTTGGTGACCCAGACGGTGTTGTGCTCGTCGTCCACGTCGATGCCGTAGACAGCTTCGAACGTGCCGTGGGCGGGAGGCGTGTAGGCCGCTTCCACCTCCAGGGTGTCGGGGTCGATCCGCAGCAACTGCGATCCCGTGACGGGGGCGGGGGGCTGCCCCACGGAGGCGGTGGCCCAGAGTACGTCGTTGCGCTCGGAGTACGCGGACTGGTACAAGCCCTGTGCGAGGGGCCGGGACGTGACATGCGAGCCGTCCGGAGTGCCGACGCCGCTGCTGGTGCCGGCTGTGGCGGTCCCGGCCCCGGTCAGTGCGAGAGCGCTGCCGAAGGCGAGCGCCACGGCAGTCGCGGCTGCGCGGCGGACACGGCGATTGAGCGTGGCCATGTGTGTGATCTCCCTGGACGCGCGCCTCCGTCGAGGCGCACGCGGTATCGGGCGGGGGTCGGACCGCGCCCTTCTGTCCACTGTCGGTCGGCTGCCCGAGGCGCTCGGAATCAACGGTCGGGAACGCGTGCGTGGTGATGTTCTTCCAGCGCGCGATGACCGTCGGCGGCCCATGCCTCAGTAAAAGTTAGGTAACCCTAAGCTAAGTTTTGCCCCAAGGGCAACCGTGAACGGCCCTGCGGCGGCGGCAGGGTGCGGGCGGTGGTGTCGCCGGAAGTCTCAGGAAGTCGCCCCCGTATCCGCCCCGTCTACGCCTGGTGAAGCTTCTTGACCACGGACTGCGGACCACGGACTGCGGACCACGGTTCGCGGAGCACGGAGCACACGTAGCCCTTCCTCGCGTCCCCGATCCGGGTACGGATGCGTTGCACTTCGGGTGGCCGAAGTTGACCTTCGAGTTGGTTGAGGCTCGATGATGCCGGGGTGCCAGATTCTGAACTGATGCCGATCGGCGTCTTCGCCCGACGGAGCGGATTGACCCCCAGCGCGCTGCGGTTCTACGCGGACTCCGCGCTGCTCGTACCCGCCGCGATCGATCCGGTCACGGGGTACCGCTACTACAGCGCCGCCCAGGTGGCACCGGCGACCGCGCTTCGCCGGCTGCGTGAGATGGCCATGCCGCTCCCGGGCGTCGAAGCGGTTCTCGCTGCCGGATCCGACGAGGCGTCCAGGCTGGTCGACGAGCATGTCGCAGGGGTCCTCCGGGAGGCGGCCGTGGCACGACGCGCAGCTGCCGTGGTCAAGGCCTCGCTCGCCGGTGTGCCCGCTCTGCCCATCGCGGTGCTGAAGGGCCCGGTGCTGGCCGACGCGGTGGAACAGGTCCTGACCGCGACCGTACGGGAGCGCGGTATGCCAGTGCTCGCGGGTGTGCACGTCGAGGTGACCCGGGAAGCGGTCAGTCTGACCGCGACGGACCGCTACCGACTCTCGACGCGCACCCTGGTGCCGGCCGAACCACCCCTGCGGACATGGGCGGGAACGGTCGACGGCGACGAGCTTCGGACCGCGGCGGCGGCGATCCGCCGGGGCGCCACCGTACGGATGGAGGCGATGCCGCACGGGATCCGGCTACGCGTGGCACACCTCGAGGACCAGTACTGCCGGTTGCTGATCGAGGAGGAGTTCCCCGACCACCGGCAGATGCTCGCAGCGCTCGGCGAGGTCACCACGCGTGCGACGGTGTCCAAGGACCTGCTCCTGCGGGCCCTTGAGGAACATCCCGGTGACCCGATCGGTCTGCACGTCACCGACTGCTCGCTCAGCCTCCTGCCCACATGCGACGGCGACGTCGAACATCGGCTCCCGGCCACCGGAAGGGGGCAGGCCCTCCGGATCTGGTTCGAGCTGACCACCCTCTATCCCGCCGTGAGCACCGCCATCGGCCCTGACGTGATGCTCGACCTGAGGGGAGACGCACAGCCCGTCACGATCCGCTCCGCGGACCGGGGCGATCTCACCACTCTCGCCATGCCTGTCAAGCCCGATCACTCCACCTGACCACGGACCAGAAGGAGCATTCCGTATGACCGCCACTCCCGCCGGCACCAGCCCCGACCCGACCATGGAAGCCATCGGCCGAGCCCTCACCGCGGGCCGTGCCGGGGACGTCACGTCCGCGCGCACGGACCTTCTGGACCTCTGGTCCTCCATCGGTGTCACGGGGGATCCGCTCCACCGCTGCACCCTGGCGCACCACATGGCAGATCTCCACGAGGACCCCGCCCAGGCACTGGCCTGGGACGTCCGCGCCCTCGACGCGGCCGACGCCCTGACCGACCAGCGTGTGCAGGACCATCACGCCGGTCTGCACATCGCCGGGTTCTACTCCTCGCTGCACCTCAACATCGCCGACAACTACCGACGGCTGGGGTCCTTCGACGCTGCCGCCGAGCACATCCGCGCAGCCGAGGCGCACGCACCCAGTCTTCCCGAAGGCCCCTACGGCGACCTGCTTCGCACCGCCACGAGAGAGGTCGCCGAGGCCCTCACCCGGCGGGACACCACGAGGCGGGCCTCCGCCCCCGGGCCCACCGCCTGATGCCCCCGGGGGCCGCTCTGTAGCGCCTGGCGTCCCCAACCGCCCAACCGCCCAACCATCCGCACCCGTCAGCCCGGCACAGGCGCATGGACCGTCACCAAGTCGGCAGGTCCGGACCGAGGGCGTTCGTCACCGGCCCGGTGGCCGCACCCGGGGAGCGAAGCGCAGGCCAGGTGCAGCGTCCTCACGCCAATACCTCAAGACCGTTTCCCGGACGATCTCGAGCCGCTCAGCGGCGATGAGACACGAGATGTTCTCCTGCCCGCCGGCGTCGGCCTCGAAAGCGACCACGACAGGTGGTTCCTCACCCAGCTGACGGGAAACCCTCCGCAGTTCGTCGGTCGACGGGGCACGGAACGTCGGATCGTAGAAGCTCGACGGGCAGCTCACGAAAAGCGGATCGTCGAACACCAGCTCCAGGCCGTGGGAGTAGGACAGGTCATGGCCAGCGGCGAGCCGCAGCTGCCCGGGGTCCCAGGCGACCACGTCCCAGTCCCACCAGTTCCCCTCAGGAAGTCGGATCCCGGCAGGCGGTTGTACGGTGCTCACCCTCACCACCCCTTCACCCGTCCGAACAGATCTGCGGGCCCCGGCACCGCGACCGGTGTCCTCACCCTGAGGGGGTGATCGCGCGATGTGCCCTGTGCGGCATGATGAGGGTATGCGGACGCTACCTGTACTCATTTACGACGGGGACTGCGCCTTCTGCACCTCCTCCGTCCTGTTCGTCGAACGCCATGTCGGGCCGCGCTGCGAGATCACGCCGTGGCAGTTCGCGGACCTCGACTCCCTCGGTATCACCAGCGAGCGGGCGGAGTACGAGCTGTTGTGGGTCACCCCGGCCGGAGTGGCCCACGGTGGTGCCCAGGCCGTCGCCAAGCTGTTGCTGAGCGCGGGAAGAGGCTGGGCCGTCCCCGGAGCGCTGCTCACCGTGCCACCCCTCCGATGGATCGCACACGGGGTGTACCGGCTCATCGCGAACAACAGGCAACGGATGCCGGGCGGTACGCCCGCCTGCGCCCTTCCCGCGGACCGCAGGACTGCGCCGCCTGGGGCAACTTCCTCGCACACGTGAGACCGGGCCGGCCGCCCCACCAGGGGCGGCCGGCCTTCCGTTCGGATCAGAGCTGGAATTCCGCGGGGGACAGCCCCAGTGCCGTGCAGGCCTCCCGGAGGATCATGTGCTCGGCCTGGGAGAAGGTGCCGTCGGCGCCGGCGACGACGATGCCGGTCTGGAGCACGGCCCTCGCCTCCGTCGGCTTCTTGGCCGTCTTGACGATCTCCTGCAGTGCGTCCGCCTTGCCCTGCTGGAAGTTCAGGCTCAGCTGGTCCACGTGCTTGTTGAACCGCTGGCGCAGTTGCTCCGGCGGGAAGTTCTGCAGGACGTCGTTACCGAGGATCATCGACTCCACGTGCTGGCGCTCGGCAGGGTCCACATGCCCGTCCGCGGCGGCGACCAGCGCGCACATCGCCATGCTCGCGTCCCGGTAGGCGCCGCTCTTCAGCTCCGTCTTGAGGGAGGTGAGCTGTGATTTCAGCGCGCTGACCAGCTGCGCGCGCGAACCACCTCCGGAACCCTGCCCGCCGCTCCTGCCGGCGGTCGGCCCGCGCCCGCCCTGAGACTGCTGCAGAGTCCTGGCCTGATCCTTGAGCCGGTCCCACACTGCCATGGAGGTCACCTCGGTCTTCGTCTGAATTTTCGGTCACGAGCCCGTGCGCTCACCCTGCCAACGGGCAGGTACGGGTAAAGGTTCCGCAAAGTGATCCGATGATGCGTGCGAACTCTCGGTCGCCATCCGTGAAGTCGTCGTCCGTCCGCCCCGAGGAAGCGCATGCGGCGCGCGTGCGGCGAAGTCGCACGATGCCTGTCATGGACGCAACCCGGGACGACGTACGCTGCGGGCTCTGTGGGCAGGTCGAGGATGCCCGGCACCGGCGGATCCACGAGAAATGAGGGCTCGGTTCGGGTGGGCGCGTGGAGTACGTAGTCGTCGGTCTACGCGGCGCCACCGCGCACTGCCGAGAGGTAGATGATCCCTCTCGGGCTTTCAGGACCGGTGCCGACGTGCTGGCGGAGCAACTCGGGATCGACCTGTCCGATCTCCTCGCCCGCCATGCCGCCTGCGTGGAGACGCCGGGGGATTACGGCGTCTTCCGGAGCCGGTTCGAGCTCGCCTGGCATGTGACGGTGCCGGTATGCCCGGCGTGCTGCCGGCACCCCCGTGGCCGGCCGCGGCATCGGCCGGGGCGTTCTGTTGCCGCCGGGGCGGCCCGTCGCTGCTCCTGGGGAGCGGTCCCCACCGAACGGCACGGCAGGTAAGCCGAACATCACGGTCGTGCCTGCTCAGGTGCGCCGGCGTGCAGGGTGGCGGTCGAACGACGGGCCGCCTCGATCAAATCCTGGAGCCGGGCGAACCGTCCGGTCGTCACGTGCCTGTGTGATCGTTCGGCACCTCTGCGTAACTCCCGTGCAACCATCCCGCCCTTTCGAGGGTCACATCAAGCAGGAGCAAACAGCTCTCAGGGACACAAGGGGGAAATATGAGAATCGCGCGTAATGTCGCGGCCCTCGGCGCGTTCACCGCACTCGCGGTGGCCGGCACGGCCGCATTCAGCACGACGGCCTCCGCCGCACCGAACGTCACACCGCAGGGCGTCTGCGGCAAGGCCTACAAGACCGTGAACTCCGTGCCGGTCGGCTCGCTCGGCACCGTCTACCTGACGTACAACTCCGCCAACGGCAAGAACTGCGTCGCGACCATCCGTGCCAACCCCGGGTCGGCGAAGCCCATGTCGGCGTACATCTACGTGCCGGCCACCGACGAGTGGGCCGGTGACGACGGGAACTTCACGTCGTACGCGGGTCCCGGCTACGTCTACGGCAAGGGCTACTGCGTGAGCTGGGGCGGCCACATCAGCAACGTGTACGTCTCGGTGGAGAACTCCAACTGCGCGGCTCTGAAGGAGCAGAGGGTCACCGAGATCCGCTGAAACCGCACCTTCGTCCGCCACGCGCTCACGCGGGTGACAGGCGCCTCCCCTCCAGCTGCAGCTGCGGAGCCGGCCTGTGTCCCGAGCCGGAGGTGGTCCGGGCAGGAGCTCCTGCCCGGACCACCTCCGTACGCGCGCCGAAGGGGCAACGGGATGATCTTGGATCGAACGGGCGGACGGTGACGCCGGCAGTCACCGGCTCTCGTTCGGCCGGGGCAAGGCGAGGACCGTCACCAGTTGACCGACCGCTGGGGTGGACACGGCCAGGTCCGGCAGCGATGGGGGGAGTTGGGGCAGTGGCAGCAGCACGCCCCCGGGCTCTCCGATCACGACTGATTCTGCCCCCTTGCCGCGTACCGCGGTCACACCCGCGTGCCGCCAGGCCTCCTCACGCCGCACGGCGGCCCGCGTGGAGCGGCGTGCCGCCGGCCAGCGCCTCGGGATCCAGGGCCAGCGACGCCGCGGCGGTGGCGCCCACGTCCGCCAGGCTGTGCGCGTCCGGCAGCAGCTCCACCCCGTCCGCGCCGGGCCGGTGGATCAGGACCGGCACGTACTCCCGGGTGTGGTGCGCGTGGCCGATCGTGGGGTCGTTGCCGTGGTCGCCGGTGACGATCAGCCGGTCGCCGGGGTCCGCGAGCAGCGCGACGAGCCCGGCGAGGCCGGCGTCCACCTGCTCCAGCAGGCGCCCGTACCGTTCGGTGTCCTGTTCGTGCCCCGCCAGATCCGTCTCCTGCACGTTCGCGACGACGAGGGCGTCCCCGGCGGTGCGCACGGCCTCCAGGGTGTGCGACAGGACGTCGGCGGTGGCCACGGCCGGATGACGTTCGGCTGTGTCGCACACCAGGATGTCGGCGGCCTTGCCCACCAGGGTGACCGGGATGCCGGCACGGGCCGCCAGCTCGGGAAGCTGACGGGTGTGGTCGAGCGGGGCGCCCAGGTGCTGCACCTGGAGCCCGCCGTTGCGGTAGAACCCGCTGGCCGGGGTGTCGAGCCCCGTCGTCCCCCCGTCTCCCGCGCGGACGAAGGTGGCGAGCGGCCCGTCCGCGTGGCCGCCGACGGCGATGACCCGCGCGACGGGAGCGACGGTTCGCACGGTCCGGGCGATGGAGAGGATCCCGCCGGGACCGTCGAAGGGGAGGTCGTCGAGGCGGCCCGACGCGTTCCAGTTGATCCCGGGGTCGGCCTCCAGGTTGTCGTGGACGAGGACCGCCCCGTCGACGACGAGCAGGGGCTTTCCGTCGACCGGTTCGGCCCGGTGGCCCGCGGCCTCCAGGGCCTCGGTCACCTCGTCGAGGTGGTCGGCGAGCCTGGCCACCGTCACCCGGCTGAAGTCCGCGCCCATCATGGTCTGGTGGCCGGCGAAGGTGTCCGCGCCCGGATAGCCGAGGGCGGCCCTTCCCGCGGCCACGGGCAGATGCGTGCGGCGCGCCAGATCCGGATGCGGATGGACGAGCCCGAGTCCCAGAGCCCCGAGAACCGGCAGCCGCAGGGGCCGGCCGAACGCGGTGCGCGCGTGGTCGAGGACATGCCCGCAGGTGTCGGCGGAGAGGTCGCCGGGACGCAGGGCGCCCGCGTCGGGCATGGCGCCGACTCCGAATCCGTCGATGACGACGATGACGGTCTTGGCCATGAGGTGCTCCTTGAGTTCCTTACAGGGCGCGGCCCTGGGCGTCGTACAGGCCGTTCAGCCGGGGGGAGCCGGAGGCGAGTCCGGAGACGACGGCGACGGTCGAACGGGTGACGAAGATCTGGGTGCGGAAGGCGAACAGCGCGGTGTCGCCGATCGCCACGTCCGTACCCCGGGCGGGCGCCTCGAGCAGCCGGTAGTAGTCGATGTTCTCGGCGGGCGCGTCCTGCACGCCCAGACGTGTACCGGTACGGGGCAGGAGAGCGCCGCGGATGTGGGACCGGGCGTAGAACCCGCCGCCGTACACCGCCGGACGTCCGTCGTCGAGGGTGTGGGCGACCTCGCTGACGTACACGTACGCGGGCTTCTCGGGCTGCGTCGGATCGACGGCGTGCAGCGGGGTGGTTCCGGTGAGGGCGTGGCCCGGCTCGCCGTGGGTGGCGCCGAGTTCGGCGAGCAGGGGGAGTGAGGCCATCGAGGTGGCGCTCGGCGCACTGAGCCGGAGGCCGTGGTGCCCGCGCGAGACGAGGAGCTCGCGTGCCTTGAGAGCGAGAGAGAAGTTGGGGGTGGCTGCCGGTGCGCCTGTCGCCGGGTCGCACAGGACGCAGGGGAAGGCCGTGACGCCTCCGATCCGGATGCCGTCCAGCGCTTCCGCCGCCTCGGCGAAGACGTCCAGCCGGTCGAGCGGTACGCCGCCCTCCTGGCCCGGATAGACGGAACCGCCGGCACCTTCCAGCCGGATCAGGATGTCCTGGACGACGCCCAGCTCACGCGCGGCGTCGGAGACGGCGCGGGCGTTGGCCAGGTCGAAGACGGTGACGGTCTCCGGGCGGCGGGCCAGGACCTCGGGCAGGGTGCGCCGCGGGATCTGGACGAGGTGGCCGACGTTGCCGGGCAGTGCTCCGGCGGCGTGCAGGGTGCGGGCCTCGGCCGGGTCGATGGCGGCGGAACGGGGGATGTGCCGGGCGATGGCCCGGATCAGCTCGGGGTTGCGGCCCAGTTGCTTGACGACGAACCAGAGGCTGATGCCGAGCCGCCCGGCCTCGGCCGCCAGCAGCGCGGCGTTGGCCTCGACCGCGTCCAGGTCCATGACGTAGGTGTCGGGCGGGATCTCGCCATCCCGGTGCAGGGCGGCCGCGGCGTCGACGAGCCCGGGATTGAGGGTGAGCAGGGTGTCGAGAAACACGGTCAGTCGTCCTTAGGGTCGTCCAGGGCGGCGAGCGAGCCGCGCAGGATGTCGACGACGAGGTCGGCCCCTGCACGCATCGGGTTGATGCGGACGGTCCAGTCGGCGAGCTCGGGGGAGTCGTCCAGCGCCGAGCTGGACATGCGGTAGAAGAGCGGGGCGATCTCGTAGCGGGAGTTCGAACCGACCGGGTACGGGGCGGCTCCGAGGCGCGCTGCGGCGGAGGGCAGGTCCCGGGCGACGGGCCGGTCCAGACGGACCAGCAGACAGCGGTCCTGGGCGTTGGCGATGCGCACCTCCGCCACACCGTCCACCTCCCCGGCCGTGAGGCGCTCCGCGACCTCGGCGCCCACCCGGGACTGCACGGACCACATGACGGGGACGTGGGTGAGCGCGCGGAGGGCGTCGAGTGCCTGGTGGCCCTGCACCTGCCCACCACCGGAGTAGTTGTCCCGGCGGATGTGCGTCACGAGGTCGCGGGCGCCGACG contains:
- a CDS encoding alanine racemase yields the protein MFLDTLLTLNPGLVDAAAALHRDGEIPPDTYVMDLDAVEANAALLAAEAGRLGISLWFVVKQLGRNPELIRAIARHIPRSAAIDPAEARTLHAAGALPGNVGHLVQIPRRTLPEVLARRPETVTVFDLANARAVSDAARELGVVQDILIRLEGAGGSVYPGQEGGVPLDRLDVFAEAAEALDGIRIGGVTAFPCVLCDPATGAPAATPNFSLALKARELLVSRGHHGLRLSAPSATSMASLPLLAELGATHGEPGHALTGTTPLHAVDPTQPEKPAYVYVSEVAHTLDDGRPAVYGGGFYARSHIRGALLPRTGTRLGVQDAPAENIDYYRLLEAPARGTDVAIGDTALFAFRTQIFVTRSTVAVVSGLASGSPRLNGLYDAQGRAL
- a CDS encoding phosphopentomutase; amino-acid sequence: MAKTVIVVIDGFGVGAMPDAGALRPGDLSADTCGHVLDHARTAFGRPLRLPVLGALGLGLVHPHPDLARRTHLPVAAGRAALGYPGADTFAGHQTMMGADFSRVTVARLADHLDEVTEALEAAGHRAEPVDGKPLLVVDGAVLVHDNLEADPGINWNASGRLDDLPFDGPGGILSIARTVRTVAPVARVIAVGGHADGPLATFVRAGDGGTTGLDTPASGFYRNGGLQVQHLGAPLDHTRQLPELAARAGIPVTLVGKAADILVCDTAERHPAVATADVLSHTLEAVRTAGDALVVANVQETDLAGHEQDTERYGRLLEQVDAGLAGLVALLADPGDRLIVTGDHGNDPTIGHAHHTREYVPVLIHRPGADGVELLPDAHSLADVGATAAASLALDPEALAGGTPLHAGRRAA